The following DNA comes from Pseudomonadota bacterium.
AATGGGCTGATTGGTCTGAAGCAAGATTGGATGAATATGATCAATTGGGAATCTTGTATGTCAATTCAATTGTCTATACTGAAATTTCCATTGGTTTTAAGACGATAGAGAACCTTGAATCCGCAATCGCTAAAGCTGGTTTTCAGATGTTGGAAATTCCCAAAGAGGCATTGTTTTTAGCTGGAAAAGCGTACTTGGAATACAAAAAAAGAAAGGGTGTAAAAAGGGCTCCCCTTCCGGATTTTTTTATTGGTGCCCAAGCCGCTGTTCAGAATTTGGATTTAATTACCAGAGATGTCTCAAGATACCGATCATATTTTCCAACTGTAAAATTGATAACTCCATAAGTCGGTAGGGATTTGCTTTTCAGGCTGAAATTAAAAGGAGAAAAATGATGAATTATGACAGTATTAAAGTGGCTGTTGGAGATGATTATGTTGGTGAAATAACCCTTAACCGCCCGAAAAATCTGAACACGTTTACTACCACTCTGGCTGAGGAACTCAGTCAGGCTTTACGGGAGCTTGATGCGGATCAACGGGTGCGGGTTATCATTATCAACGGTGCGGGCAAGGCATTTTGTGCCGGTATTGACGTCAGTGATTTTTTTGCTAAAACTGCTTCGGAGTATCGTGAGTGGATTGAGTGTATGGAAACCCCCTTGGGGACAATCAGCCGGATGAAGAAACCGGTTATTGCCCAGGTTCATGGGGTTGCGGCTGCTAATGGGGCCGGTCTGGTGGCGGCCTGCGACCTGGCGGTGGTCGGTGAACGGGCGCGTTTTGGTTTGACCGCGATTAATGTTGGCTTGAACTGTGTCGGCCCTATCGTGCCGGTAAGTCAGTCCATCGGCAGAAAAAGGGCGCTTGAGCTGTTGTTCTATGGTGATTTGATCAATGCGGAAAAGGCCTTGGCGATGGGATTGGTGAACAAGGTGGTGCCGGAAGAGGAGCTGGAAAAAACCACCCGTGAATGGGCCGCGTTGTTGGCGCAGAAAAGTCCTGTTGCGGTTCAGATTGCCAAGAAATCTTTTTATACCGCTGCTGATATGGATTACTATAAAGCCTTTGACTATATGAATGAAGCTTTTGCCCGGCTCTGTACTACCGAAGATGCCAAAGAGGGGGTGAGTGCATTTCTGGAAAAACGAAGCCCGGTATGGAAGGAAAAGTAGCTCTCAGGCTTAGCGGTTCTGCCATTGGGCTGTGGTCTGATTCAAAAAGGCTTTAATTCCCGTCTGGGCATCTTCCGCCAGGTTGTTAAGGGCGATGGTGTGTTTGGCATAATGCAGGGCTTTTTCATCCGGTTGATCTATCTGGGCATAAAACCCCTGTTTTCCCAATCCCAACGTCAGGCGGCTGGCCTGGGCAATCTGGCTAGCCAGTTCCAATGTTTCTGCTGCCAGTTCATCCTGTGGAACAACTTTATTGATCAATCCAAGTTCTTTGGCCTCTCCAGCGGGAATGAATCGACCGGTGAGCAGCATTTCCATTGCCGCTTTGCGGCCGATGGCCCTGGTGATGGCGACCATGGGAGTGGTGCAAAAAAGCCCCAGCTGGACCCCGGGGGTAGCAAACCTGGCTCCTTCTTCCGCCACTACCAGATCGCACCAGGCAGCTAACTGGCAGCCAGCGGCGGTGGCAATCCCCTGGACCTGGGCAATGACCGGTTGCGGGATTTCATGAAGCAATTGCATCATCCTGGTGCACTGGTCAAAAATAAACTTGTATTCCTTCATTTCCTGGTCCACCATTTCATCCAGGCTGTGTCCGGCGCAGAAATGATTGCCGGCTGCCCGGACAATAAGGACTTTGGTTGATTCATCCGTTTCCAATTGTTGCAGGGCATGGATAATTTCACCAATCATCCGCCGGGAAAGGGCATTGATTCTTTTGGCATTATTAAGGGTGAGAAAAGCGATCTCCTGGTTGATATCAAAAAGAATTTCCTGGTATTGCATGAATGATCCTTCCTGGTGATTGTGATTCTTGGGTTTAAGTGTCACTGAGCATTATTTCTTATGAGACCCGCTTATTTCATAGGTAATGGTGACATTGGCGCGAACCGTGACTTTTCCGGGGGACAGGTTCAGCGATGGCGCCGCGGATTTAGCCATTCCTTCAGCATAAGCCATGGACCTGGAACGTAAGGGAGTGGACGTTGCATTATCAAGGCTGATGTTCAGAACTTCCCCTAAATTCAGCTCAGCAGCCGAGGCCAGGGCGTTGGCGTCTGCTCTGGCATTTGCAGTCGCTGCCGTGATTGCCTGTGACCGGTACATTTGGGGGGTTGCAAGATTAAAGATAATCGAGCCAATGGTGTTAGCCCCAACCCTGGTGCATGATTCAATAATTTTTCCACCCAGCTCTATTTGCCGGGTTTTAATGGAAAAATGGTTGTTGACCCGGTAACCGATAATTTCAGCTTGCCAGGCGTCATGATATTTTGGTGGTCGTGCTGACCATCGGGGTTGGACTTGAAAACGACCGGTTTTGTACTCTTTTCTGCTCAGACCAATTTCTTTCAAAGTCTGCTCGATGGCCTGGATTTTTTTCGTATTTTCATCCAATGCCTGTTTGACCGTTTTCGCTTCGGTGGTTACGCCAACCTGCATTTGCAGTTGATTGGCTGGTACCTGGAGGGTGCTATTGCCGCGAACCGTGAGCTGGGGGATGAGCTCCGCTTCCCCACCGGCAGCTGAGGTTGCTGTTATGCAAGCGATACATAAGGTTAAGCAGGTGGCGATCCAGAAACGTGATGGACGTTTCATCAGCATTCTCCAGCAGGTTGAAAAAACAGGTTATTATAAAATTACATGATTAGCCTGTGGATGAGGATTTGTCAAGTTTGTCCGCGCTATAAGGGGCTTTTTTATCAGCCTGAATATGCTATAGTTCGAGTCAGTCATGGTGTTGGGTCTATAAAATAACTCAACTTTCTGACTTGTGTTGCCAAGAGACATTATTCAGGATATTCGGGCTTGGCTCACAGCGGCATTGACCGCCGAACGAATCGCCACGACGGTGATTCGCGGCGGGCACCTCGGAGCTGCACACGATGTGCAGCAAGAATGAGCGAGAGCCATGCCGGAATATCCTTGAAACAATTTTTTTCAAGCTGTTTTTTTCACAACTTAGAAAGTTGCGTAAAATAACATTTCGGAGGAAAAAATGAGCCGTATTGTCGCAATATCTTCGATTATGATTATGTCCATTATGCTGATGCTGGGTTGTGCGACCTTGCCGCAACGTTTGGTGATCCAACCATCAATCCAAACGATTGCCGCTGATAATATTGCTGATCATCAGGAAATTTCCCTGCGGGTCATTGATTTACGACCTGAAAACCCGCTGGGTTACCTTGAAGATGGTCATGGAAATCGCCAGCCATTCCTTGCCACCCGGGAACTTGACATGGTCATTGAGAAAGTGCTTGCAGCCGGCCTGAGAAAAAAAGGATTCATTCCTCTGTCCGGGGTACACGAAAATAATATTTCCCTGACGGTTGAAATCCAGCAGTTTAACCATCGTGTATCGCCGGGAATAGTGAAAGTTCCGGTACAAACGAAGATTTCCCTCAGGACCACGGCCGTAAACGGTGGGCGGAAACTGACCAGCTATTATTCCATTGATAAACAAGCGGTGCTGGCGTTAAGACCGGGAATTCAACAGAATCAACGGCTGGTCAATGAAGCTCTTACCGCTGTTCTGGAACAGATTTTCCAGGATCAAAAATTGTTGAAGATGTTGTCCTTACACTCTGGAACCGGTGTGGTTGAATGAAAAATGAATAAAGGCAGAAAACCTGACAATGATTGACTGGTATCTTTCTTTAAACCTTGGGATTCAGGTATTGATTGGGGTCATGGTTTTTCTGGTCGGGCAAATTATTATTGTGTTTTTGTTCAGCCTTCTGCAGTTATTTTTTGTCAAATGGTTCCGTCGTTCAGATGAATAGTTTTTGCTTTTACCCCGGATACGGTTGAAAATAATTCATGTACAGACATTGGAATAAAATGTCCAGAATTGCGATTATCCTGGTTTTGTTTTTTGTTTGCTATATTGGTGTAAGCTATTACCATTTGTCCAAAACACTGCCTGCCGGAATTGATTTTCAAGGACCTGTCCATAGAGTTCCAGCAGCTGAAATTTCTTTTTTACGTGATCTGACCAGTGTTGACGAGTATGGGCAAAAGCTTTATGATCAGGAAATTTTCCCGGCGATCTTTACGATGATTGGCCAGGCAAAACGCTACATCCTGGTTGATATGTTTCTTTTAAACGGGGACCTGGGGCAGGAAAAAGCCTGCTATCGACCATTGTCTGCTGAGTTGGTTGAGGTTTTACTGGATAAGAAAAAAGAAATCCCGGCAATTTCCATAGATGTTATTTCCGACCCGATCAATTCTGCCTATGGTGGTGCATCAGCTGAACAGTTTGATTCCCTAAGGGCTGCCGGCATCCATGTTATTATCACCGATCTAAGTCCGTTGCGTGACAGCAATTTCCTTTATTCGGCTTTCTGGAGGATTTTCCTGCAATGGTTTGGAAATGCAAATAAAGGTGGCTGGTTAAAGCATCCCTTTGCGGCAGTTGGTCAGCCTGTCACCCTGCGGAGCTATCTTGCACTGCTGAATTTCAAAGCCAACCATAGGAAAATTTGCCTGGCTGACCGGCCATCCGGTGGGATGGCGGCAATTGTTACTTCGGCAAATCCCCATGATGCCAGTTCGGCACATTCCAATGTGGCCCTGCGGGTAAGTGGGGACGTGTGTCGAGATATCTATCGCAGTGAAGCCGCGGTGGCGGCTTTTTCCGGAAGCTCTCTATTTCCGGAGCCCTTTGATACTCTTTCAATGAATACTGTTAATGATGATCAGGCGGTTGATGTGCAGCTGCTGACTGAAAGAAGGATCAAAAATGCCTGCCGGCGGCTGATCATGGCCGCGCGCCCCGGAGATGCTGTATATATGGCCATGTTCTACCTGGCGGAAAGGGACATCGTGCGGGCCTTGATTAAGGCTGCGAGGCGTGGGGCTAAGGTGAAACTGGTTCTTGATCCCAATAAAGATGCCTTTGGCTATCGAAAAAACGGAATTCCCAATCGCCTGGTGGCCCATGAACTCCGGCAGAAAACCAGGAATGCCATTGAAATTCGCTGGTACGCCACCCAT
Coding sequences within:
- a CDS encoding YajG family lipoprotein, with product MSRIVAISSIMIMSIMLMLGCATLPQRLVIQPSIQTIAADNIADHQEISLRVIDLRPENPLGYLEDGHGNRQPFLATRELDMVIEKVLAAGLRKKGFIPLSGVHENNISLTVEIQQFNHRVSPGIVKVPVQTKISLRTTAVNGGRKLTSYYSIDKQAVLALRPGIQQNQRLVNEALTAVLEQIFQDQKLLKMLSLHSGTGVVE
- a CDS encoding type II toxin-antitoxin system VapC family toxin, which codes for MKGVLVDSNIVLDVFLNDPKWADWSEARLDEYDQLGILYVNSIVYTEISIGFKTIENLESAIAKAGFQMLEIPKEALFLAGKAYLEYKKRKGVKRAPLPDFFIGAQAAVQNLDLITRDVSRYRSYFPTVKLITP
- a CDS encoding enoyl-CoA hydratase-related protein, yielding MNYDSIKVAVGDDYVGEITLNRPKNLNTFTTTLAEELSQALRELDADQRVRVIIINGAGKAFCAGIDVSDFFAKTASEYREWIECMETPLGTISRMKKPVIAQVHGVAAANGAGLVAACDLAVVGERARFGLTAINVGLNCVGPIVPVSQSIGRKRALELLFYGDLINAEKALAMGLVNKVVPEEELEKTTREWAALLAQKSPVAVQIAKKSFYTAADMDYYKAFDYMNEAFARLCTTEDAKEGVSAFLEKRSPVWKEK
- a CDS encoding SIMPL domain-containing protein (The SIMPL domain is named for its presence in mouse protein SIMPL (signalling molecule that associates with mouse pelle-like kinase). Bacterial member BP26, from Brucella, was shown to assemble into a channel-like structure, while YggE from E. coli has been associated with resistance to oxidative stress.); its protein translation is MKRPSRFWIATCLTLCIACITATSAAGGEAELIPQLTVRGNSTLQVPANQLQMQVGVTTEAKTVKQALDENTKKIQAIEQTLKEIGLSRKEYKTGRFQVQPRWSARPPKYHDAWQAEIIGYRVNNHFSIKTRQIELGGKIIESCTRVGANTIGSIIFNLATPQMYRSQAITAATANARADANALASAAELNLGEVLNISLDNATSTPLRSRSMAYAEGMAKSAAPSLNLSPGKVTVRANVTITYEISGSHKK
- a CDS encoding phospholipase D family protein, with the translated sequence MSRIAIILVLFFVCYIGVSYYHLSKTLPAGIDFQGPVHRVPAAEISFLRDLTSVDEYGQKLYDQEIFPAIFTMIGQAKRYILVDMFLLNGDLGQEKACYRPLSAELVEVLLDKKKEIPAISIDVISDPINSAYGGASAEQFDSLRAAGIHVIITDLSPLRDSNFLYSAFWRIFLQWFGNANKGGWLKHPFAAVGQPVTLRSYLALLNFKANHRKICLADRPSGGMAAIVTSANPHDASSAHSNVALRVSGDVCRDIYRSEAAVAAFSGSSLFPEPFDTLSMNTVNDDQAVDVQLLTERRIKNACRRLIMAARPGDAVYMAMFYLAERDIVRALIKAARRGAKVKLVLDPNKDAFGYRKNGIPNRLVAHELRQKTRNAIEIRWYATHGEQFHSKMIVRVSVDGRQAVILGSANLTRRNIDNFNLETDLYISGSQSLPIMARITDYTDRIWHNRDGHSYTVDYELYAEKSLWKTWQYRLQESLGLGTF
- a CDS encoding enoyl-CoA hydratase; the encoded protein is MQYQEILFDINQEIAFLTLNNAKRINALSRRMIGEIIHALQQLETDESTKVLIVRAAGNHFCAGHSLDEMVDQEMKEYKFIFDQCTRMMQLLHEIPQPVIAQVQGIATAAGCQLAAWCDLVVAEEGARFATPGVQLGLFCTTPMVAITRAIGRKAAMEMLLTGRFIPAGEAKELGLINKVVPQDELAAETLELASQIAQASRLTLGLGKQGFYAQIDQPDEKALHYAKHTIALNNLAEDAQTGIKAFLNQTTAQWQNR